From Lentimicrobiaceae bacterium, a single genomic window includes:
- the yajC gene encoding preprotein translocase subunit YajC — protein sequence MLTSILLMAPAGGQSSGYSSLIFLGLIMVVFYFFFIRPQAKKAKDLRKYREALKKGDKIVTIGGIHGKIVEVQETTFTIEVEDGSRLRIEKSAVAGDASDQLANQQK from the coding sequence TCAATTCTTTTAATGGCACCCGCCGGAGGTCAAAGCAGCGGATACAGCTCTTTGATTTTTCTTGGTTTAATTATGGTCGTTTTCTATTTCTTTTTTATCAGACCTCAGGCAAAAAAAGCCAAAGATCTGCGCAAATATCGCGAAGCACTCAAAAAAGGTGATAAAATTGTGACCATTGGTGGTATTCATGGTAAAATTGTAGAAGTTCAGGAAACTACTTTTACCATCGAAGTTGAAGACGGCTCACGTCTTCGTATTGAAAAATCAGCAGTTGCAGGCGATGCCAGCGATCAGCTTGCCAATCAGCAAAAATAG
- a CDS encoding YbbR-like domain-containing protein, translated as MKDILLAILSGNKKPMDGRLRNRLSVFLVCTLISLFMWSLIKLSRDYEAPVNYLIQAGKLPDGKILVGNPDSLIHIVMSAKGLDLYSRMFMRGKNTIDLNLSGIKLQRKGDLYTGILRTSKLMNEIAQQLPIGAKLIDIEPDTLRFIFEKTYRQRVAVHPELSLGFAKQFQLYDSLRVNPDSVWIYGRKSLIDTLRFLNTEPYTIKNLSQNERIRLKLLQPALSPAVSLSTDSVSVTINVEKFTEAFIQVPVLLFADMPGVSYRTFPDMVKLTCRVAMRDYKRLDPSMFEVAVDYSSMINTGKTRLPVTVRRKPSFVKVIRTEPDKVECLILK; from the coding sequence GTGAAAGATATCCTTTTGGCGATACTTTCAGGAAATAAAAAACCCATGGACGGAAGGCTGCGAAACCGGCTTTCCGTCTTTTTGGTTTGTACCCTTATTTCCCTGTTTATGTGGAGTTTAATTAAATTGAGTCGCGACTATGAAGCGCCTGTTAATTATCTGATTCAGGCCGGCAAACTCCCTGATGGAAAAATCCTCGTTGGTAATCCTGACTCTTTGATACACATTGTAATGAGTGCTAAAGGGCTCGATCTCTATTCCCGAATGTTTATGCGGGGTAAAAACACCATTGACCTTAACCTTTCAGGTATTAAACTTCAACGGAAAGGCGATCTTTATACCGGCATTTTGCGCACTTCAAAACTTATGAATGAGATAGCGCAACAATTGCCTATTGGTGCTAAATTAATTGATATTGAGCCTGATACATTGCGTTTTATTTTTGAAAAAACATACCGCCAGCGGGTAGCTGTTCACCCTGAGCTATCTCTTGGTTTTGCCAAACAGTTTCAGTTGTACGATTCTTTGCGGGTGAATCCCGATTCGGTTTGGATTTATGGGAGAAAAAGCCTGATTGATACCCTACGCTTTTTAAATACCGAGCCATACACCATTAAAAACCTTAGCCAAAATGAAAGAATCAGGTTAAAGCTGCTTCAGCCGGCTTTAAGCCCTGCTGTGAGTTTATCAACCGATAGTGTGAGTGTGACGATTAATGTTGAGAAATTTACGGAAGCTTTTATTCAGGTTCCGGTGCTGTTGTTTGCTGATATGCCCGGTGTTTCATACAGAACTTTTCCCGATATGGTGAAATTAACCTGCCGCGTAGCCATGCGCGATTATAAAAGGCTCGATCCTTCCATGTTCGAAGTAGCAGTTGACTACAGCAGTATGATAAATACCGGAAAAACCCGACTTCCGGTCACCGTCAGGCGAAAACCTTCATTTGTTAAAGTTATCAGAACCGAACCCGATAAGGTTGAGTGCCTGATATTGAAGTAG
- a CDS encoding dephospho-CoA kinase, giving the protein MMKVGLTGSIGSGKSTIAGVFRVLGIPVYLADTEAKKIMDRPDVAQLVASEFGSQLIGSDGFIVRKALAEVVFKDASQLQKLNALIHPLVRAHFNEWCQGLTNVPYLIQEAAILYESGFYTQFDKVIVVAAPYEERISRVIKRDGMTREQVLDRMDKQWPEEKKLEKADFVIFNGDHSLAIPQVLEIHQALSGISL; this is encoded by the coding sequence ATGATGAAAGTAGGACTTACCGGTAGTATAGGAAGCGGAAAATCGACCATTGCGGGCGTTTTCAGGGTGCTGGGTATTCCTGTTTATTTAGCCGATACAGAGGCGAAGAAAATTATGGATCGCCCTGATGTCGCGCAGCTGGTTGCCAGTGAGTTTGGCTCTCAGCTTATTGGCAGCGATGGCTTTATTGTGCGCAAAGCATTGGCTGAAGTTGTGTTTAAGGATGCTTCGCAACTGCAAAAACTCAATGCACTTATTCATCCTCTTGTAAGAGCTCATTTTAACGAATGGTGTCAGGGCCTGACCAATGTGCCTTATCTGATTCAGGAAGCGGCAATACTTTATGAATCTGGCTTTTATACGCAATTTGACAAGGTGATTGTTGTGGCAGCTCCTTACGAAGAGCGCATATCACGCGTAATAAAGCGCGATGGTATGACACGCGAGCAGGTACTTGACCGCATGGATAAGCAGTGGCCTGAAGAAAAAAAACTCGAAAAGGCTGATTTCGTTATTTTTAACGGCGATCACAGTCTGGCTATACCCCAGGTGCTCGAAATTCATCAGGCGTTATCAGGTATTTCATTGTAA
- a CDS encoding aconitate hydratase, translated as MLFDLDLIRKVYANLPARVAAARKLLGHPLTLSEKILYSHLFDGNPSQVFGRGIDYVNFAPDRVAMQDATAQMALLQFMNAGKSRTAVPSTVHCDHLIQAQAGAHADLNSALEQNKEVFDFLQSVSNKYGIGFWKPGAGIIHQVVLENYAFPGGMMIGTDSHTVNAGGLGMIAIGVGGADAVDVMAGMAWELKMPRLIGVKLTGRLNGWTSAKDVILKVAGILTVKGGTGAIVEYFGEGADSISATGKGTICNMGAEIGATTSVFGYDQKMSKYLQQTGREQIAALADQIIADLRADDEIYQHPEKYFDQLIEINLSELEPYINGPYTPDAAYPISEFVKIVKEKDYPAKLEVGLIGSCTNSSYEDLTRAASVARQAKQKNLKVKSEFIITPGSEMIRFTTERDGLLKDFGDIGGVVMANACGPCIGQWKRHTDDPERKNSIITSFNRNFAKRNDGNPNTHGFVASPEIVTAITIAGDLTFNPLTDKLINEAGEWVSLDLPEGLELPPHGFEVKDPGFVAPPADGSLVQVVVKPDSGRLQLLAPFEAWDGSDITGMRLLIKAKGKCTTDHISMAGPWLRFRGHLDNISDNMLIGAVNFFNGQTNSVKNSLSGEYQPVPAVARAYKAAGIASIVVGDENYGEGSSREHAAMEPRHLGVKVVLVKSFARIHETNLKKQGMLGLTFADKADYDKIREDDIISIAGLAGFAPGKQLTMVLQHADGTTESFMVNHTYNEAQIDWFRAGSALNLIRKQAGK; from the coding sequence ATGCTGTTCGACCTCGATTTAATCCGGAAGGTTTACGCAAATTTACCTGCAAGGGTAGCTGCTGCACGTAAACTACTGGGCCATCCGCTGACCCTGAGTGAAAAAATTCTTTATTCCCATTTGTTTGACGGAAACCCCTCACAGGTGTTTGGGCGTGGTATCGATTATGTGAACTTTGCACCCGACCGGGTTGCCATGCAGGATGCAACTGCACAAATGGCGTTGCTTCAGTTTATGAATGCCGGTAAAAGTCGCACAGCTGTTCCTTCAACAGTGCATTGCGATCACCTGATTCAGGCCCAGGCAGGAGCACATGCCGATTTGAATTCAGCTTTGGAACAAAACAAGGAAGTTTTTGATTTTCTGCAATCGGTTTCCAATAAATATGGCATTGGTTTCTGGAAACCAGGTGCCGGTATCATTCACCAGGTGGTACTCGAAAACTATGCTTTTCCGGGTGGAATGATGATTGGTACCGATTCGCATACTGTGAATGCCGGAGGGCTGGGTATGATAGCCATTGGCGTTGGTGGTGCTGACGCAGTGGATGTGATGGCAGGTATGGCCTGGGAGCTTAAAATGCCCAGGCTAATCGGTGTAAAACTTACCGGCCGGCTTAATGGCTGGACTTCTGCCAAAGATGTTATTCTGAAAGTGGCCGGAATTCTTACCGTTAAAGGCGGTACAGGCGCCATTGTTGAATATTTCGGCGAAGGTGCCGACAGTATCTCTGCCACAGGAAAAGGAACTATCTGCAATATGGGCGCCGAAATTGGAGCTACCACCTCTGTTTTTGGTTACGACCAGAAAATGAGCAAATATTTGCAGCAAACCGGTCGTGAACAGATAGCTGCTTTGGCCGACCAGATTATAGCTGATTTACGAGCCGATGATGAAATATATCAGCATCCTGAAAAGTATTTTGATCAACTGATTGAAATTAACCTGTCGGAGCTTGAGCCATATATCAATGGTCCTTACACTCCAGATGCCGCTTACCCGATTTCAGAATTTGTTAAGATTGTGAAGGAAAAAGATTATCCTGCTAAACTCGAAGTTGGGCTAATTGGTTCATGTACAAACTCATCATACGAGGATTTGACCCGTGCTGCATCGGTTGCCCGCCAAGCTAAACAGAAAAATCTTAAAGTTAAATCAGAATTTATCATTACGCCCGGCTCCGAAATGATTCGCTTTACTACCGAGCGCGATGGATTGCTGAAAGACTTTGGTGATATAGGCGGAGTTGTGATGGCCAATGCCTGCGGGCCTTGTATTGGGCAATGGAAAAGGCATACCGATGATCCTGAACGGAAAAACTCTATCATTACTTCGTTTAACCGCAATTTTGCCAAACGCAACGATGGCAACCCCAATACGCACGGATTTGTTGCTTCCCCTGAGATTGTTACAGCCATAACCATAGCTGGTGATCTTACCTTTAACCCTCTTACCGATAAGTTGATAAACGAAGCAGGAGAGTGGGTATCGCTCGATTTACCTGAAGGCCTTGAATTGCCTCCTCATGGATTTGAAGTTAAGGATCCCGGCTTTGTTGCCCCTCCGGCTGATGGAAGTTTGGTTCAGGTGGTTGTGAAACCCGATTCTGGCAGACTGCAGTTACTCGCTCCGTTTGAAGCCTGGGATGGTAGCGATATAACCGGAATGCGCTTGTTGATTAAGGCTAAAGGCAAATGCACCACGGATCATATTTCAATGGCTGGCCCTTGGTTGCGTTTTCGCGGGCACCTTGACAATATTTCTGACAATATGCTTATTGGAGCCGTTAATTTCTTTAACGGTCAAACCAATTCGGTTAAGAATAGTCTGTCTGGAGAATATCAGCCTGTGCCTGCTGTGGCAAGAGCATATAAAGCGGCAGGAATTGCTTCAATTGTTGTGGGTGATGAAAACTATGGAGAAGGTTCGTCACGCGAACATGCTGCCATGGAACCCCGGCATTTGGGCGTTAAAGTTGTGCTGGTAAAATCGTTTGCCCGAATTCATGAAACCAACCTTAAAAAGCAGGGCATGCTTGGCCTTACTTTTGCTGATAAGGCCGATTATGACAAAATTCGCGAAGATGATATTATTTCAATTGCCGGTCTTGCCGGTTTTGCCCCCGGAAAGCAATTAACAATGGTGCTGCAGCATGCTGATGGTACTACTGAGTCATTTATGGTTAACCATACCTATAACGAAGCCCAAATTGATTGGTTCAGGGCGGGCAGTGCTCTTAACCTGATTAGAAAACAGGCAGGAAAGTAA
- a CDS encoding 6-bladed beta-propeller encodes MQKANIIRKDIIHLLLALIACLIISCKNNNQTNENNEPFAYETIRVTEIPVNSSWTVSDAFTEVQFIKLETTKNSAFGHIDRIFLTKEYIMILDWLVAKDIFIFSRSGRFITRFKNTGKGPGEFLDPTDFFWDEANQNIVVLDNGKFMHFYTIEANQPHFIKTIEIPENIHPFEVAIIKPDDKLAFICGSWNPNLCITDYNGLNLKYFFPYLNRNFSIELRNGLNDNNENLLYRKYANDTIYRISGTNVEPYKFIDFRHDKSFSELIQLSDNVQLRVLKERPLINLYFECDNSVYLKYSINGKEFYLFRNNSMQQFHVSKINMNNDLYGSENLLCKGIDPITKSFVFSASPMKISSILNEKPQSINARYRHILQSMNLNETDNTIIVLAK; translated from the coding sequence ATGCAGAAAGCAAATATAATTAGAAAAGATATTATTCACTTATTATTAGCTCTAATAGCTTGTTTAATAATAAGTTGTAAAAACAACAATCAAACGAATGAAAATAATGAACCATTCGCTTATGAAACGATTAGGGTTACGGAAATTCCGGTAAATTCTTCATGGACTGTAAGCGATGCTTTTACGGAAGTTCAATTTATTAAACTCGAAACAACAAAAAACTCAGCTTTTGGCCATATTGACAGGATATTTCTTACAAAAGAATATATAATGATCCTTGATTGGCTGGTTGCAAAGGATATTTTTATTTTTAGTCGTTCAGGCAGATTTATCACTCGTTTTAAAAATACAGGTAAGGGCCCCGGTGAGTTCTTGGATCCAACGGATTTCTTTTGGGATGAAGCAAATCAAAACATTGTCGTTCTTGATAATGGAAAGTTTATGCATTTTTATACTATCGAAGCTAATCAGCCTCATTTTATTAAAACAATTGAAATTCCTGAAAATATTCACCCATTTGAGGTTGCTATTATTAAACCTGATGATAAACTCGCTTTTATTTGTGGAAGTTGGAATCCAAATCTTTGTATTACAGATTACAATGGTCTCAATTTGAAATACTTTTTCCCCTACCTAAATAGGAATTTTTCGATTGAACTCAGAAATGGATTAAATGACAATAATGAAAATCTTTTATACCGAAAATATGCAAATGATACAATTTATCGTATTTCGGGAACAAATGTTGAACCATATAAATTTATTGATTTTCGTCACGATAAATCGTTTTCCGAATTGATTCAGTTGTCGGATAATGTACAATTACGAGTCTTAAAAGAAAGGCCCCTGATCAATTTATATTTCGAATGTGACAACAGTGTCTATTTAAAATATTCCATAAACGGTAAAGAGTTTTATTTATTTCGTAATAATTCTATGCAGCAATTTCATGTTAGTAAGATAAACATGAACAATGATCTTTATGGCTCGGAGAACTTATTATGTAAGGGGATTGATCCGATTACAAAATCATTTGTCTTTTCAGCTTCACCTATGAAAATTAGTTCAATACTTAATGAGAAACCTCAGTCGATAAATGCCAGATACCGGCATATACTTCAATCAATGAATCTTAATGAAACGGATAATACTATTATAGTACTTGCAAAATAA